The DNA window GAAACAACAGCCAGTTCAGACCAGGAAGGGCTTGTTCAAGCCAGCATGTCCAGAAGTAGATTTATCAAGCCCATAACTAGTTATTGCCCACCAGGACCCACCTTCCAATGGAGTCCTTATTAGCCCTCTGGGGCCTGACCCATCCATGCAGGTGAGAGATTGTTCTTAGGGTCTTAGAGGTAGGATGGGCATGCAACGTCCATCTCACCCACCTGGCCCATCCTCCAGACAGAACCAGAACATGTCTCTCTGGATGCCGCCTTCTGTACCCCAACCTCTATGTCCTGAGCTTCTGGGGTCGGTTGGAATCTCtgcttgcctccctccctcccaagctTAAGTGACAGAGAAATAAGGGCTTTGGAGACCTGCACTGAGGTGCCTGATACTCACCAGCTGGCATAGGCCTTGAGGGTGGTGGGTTAGAGGCTTCAGTGGGTCCTGGGAAACAGAACAATCAGAGGGTAAAGGCTAGATGCTAACCCAGGGACTTGCCTCTGCTCACTCTTCTACATCTGCCCTGCAGCCTCCTCAAGATCCTCATGTAGTCTACCCCAAACCCATTTGCAACAGAGGATGGAGTGAACATTTCCTGAGGGACCCCTGCTGGTATACACTTCTCTGGCAGGGAAATGCCTTCTGACTAACCTTTCCTATTGTCCCCTTAGTCTCCTCAAAGTTAAGGACTCTCCTAGGGTTTGGATTGTGAATCACCATGAAAGTTCAGGGTCACTTCACCTGAGACAGTGAGCTCCACAGGGGCACTGGCATATGATAACAGGTAGAGAGATGAGCTTGAAGAACCATAGCACCTGTAGGTGCctgagaggtcagaggtcacagaaCTCATGGAGAATTCTGCCCGGAACTCTTGAACTTGGAGCTTTGGTTTTAGTCTCTGGGGTTGGTGTGCTGCTCCCTCCTTGGACAGAATGAAAGTGTCCACTCTGAATGATGTCTTACACAACAGGGTCACGTTGTCTCCAGAGTGTACTGTGGAGTTAGGCTTCACTGAGAGGGAAGGACGGACCTGAAACTGTCctaaagaaaagagagatgatGAGAGGCTGCCTTCAATGTTCTGAGCTGGATCTTCCACGAACACCTAggactgtgtttcttttcttcccctgagCCCTCCGACTGCTCCCCATCTCTGCATCTATTCCCAAATAAGATCCCTATCCCTCATCCCAGCCATCACCTTCTTAGTTCCCCAAAGAGAGCCCTAGTAGAGGTTAGGTGCCCGAAGGAATCTATTAAGTTCCTCACCTGAGATCAGGATGTCCAGAGGGTCACTGGAGGTTGACCACTCAGAGGAGAGGTTGTGTACACCATAGCATCTGTACCGGCCTCCAGTAGAGCTGCTCACAGAGCCCAGTGTGAAGTTGGCCATGGAGAGGCCGGACTGAGTCAACTGGCTGTCTTGCTGGATGAAGTCAGCTCCCCCCAATTTGTACAGGACAAATCTGTCATATTTGATGTCAGAGCAACACTGCAGGGTGAGGCTCTTTCCAGGATCCAGGATATGGCCTTGGTGAGTCAGCAGGGAGGGCTTCTTGGACAGCCCTAGAGGAAGGTGACAGGCTAGTGATGGAAGAGCTGATTTTTACCAGGCACCTTTTCTTTCCCATCCTGCCCTGCACACATCACTGCTTCTACCCAGGGGTTCTGGCTCAGGAACTAGGCTCTTCCTTTTTCACTCTATATCGGCAACTACCCAGTGGGGCACTACCATAGCTAAGGGCATCATTGGGTGTCAGATATGATTGGTCAATGATGGGGGCGACTCACCAGAGATGTGTATTTCCAGGGGGTCACTGGGTCCTGACCACAGCTGTGGGGTCTGCTTGTAGTAACCATAACATCTGAATGTTCCTTTGTGGTCTGGTGTTACATGATCTATAGAGAACAAAGCTTGGTACTGCATAATACTGTGTATATATTGTGAGTCCATGGAGCTGaggaacttctgatcttccttggTGAGAATGAACTTGTCATATCTCCCCCATGATGCACACTGGAGAGTCATGTTCCCTCCTGAGTTCACCACAGGGCTGGACAGGGCTGTCAGGTGGGGTTTAATGTAGAATCCTAGGACAGAAGACGGCAGCCTgtcacatgtgctcacacagcCACAATGTTCTTCAGGGCTAGCCTGAGGGAGGGGAATACTCCTGAGATCAGAGCCTGGGGCTGAGACCCTGCCAGTCCCCTCACCTGTCACCACCAGTTCCAGGGTGTCACTGCGCTCTGACCAGCCAGCCGAACTGTAACAGTAACAGCGATACTGCCCTGCATCTAGGTGGATCACAGAAGGGATGGAGAACTTGGCCTTGTTCTCCGGCTTCTCTGGGGTTTGTGTACCCCAAGGTATTTGGCTTCCGTCTTTATGCAGAACATAGATTTCTGCATCCAGAGTCCCCTGACACCAGATGTCCATGGGACTTCCTGAGGTGATCACAGAGCCTGGCTCAGCCTTGATGGTGGGTTTGTGGAGGGTCCCTGCAGGAAGTAGCAGAGAAGGAGGTGAGTCTGTCTGAAAGTGGCACAGAGAAATTCACTTTGGATGgcacttcttttttctctttaatgtatTCTTCTGTCATATAATACACCCCAACAGCAGCTTCTtcacctcttctcttcccagaaccactgctccatttcccttcagaaaagtgcAGCCTTCCAGGTGATATTAATGCAACATGGCATAGCAGCATTCAATAAGACTAGTCACACACCCTCATATTAAGGTGGACAACACAACCAAGTAGGAGGAAAAAGATCACACGTGCAGGCAAGAGTCAAAGACTTCCCCACTTCCATTGTTATGAGTCTAACAAAATCTCCAAGCTGGTCAGTCAGTGATGGTGCATtcatttaatccccagcaccaggaggtggatgcaggcagatctctgtgaattcaaggccagcctggcctacagtgtgaggatagtcagggctactccaaaacaaaccaaaaaacaagcaagcaaaccacaaacaacaaaatcccaaGCTAAACAACTATAGCATGTGTGCAGAGGGCCTAaggcagacccatgcaggctctgtgattgctgcttcagtctctgtgagccctcaTGATTCCTGCTTAGTTGCTTCTGTGGACCCTGTTCTCCTAGTGTCCTGAGTGCTCTggatcctccctctctctcatggGTTTACTGTGATCTTGTGGATGATGGTACTTGAGCTGATCCAGAGTAACACAAGGCTCCATGAAGATTCACCTGTCCTGGATCTCCTGGGCTTTGCTGTCACTGTCTGCCTTGGATTCTGTATCTTGTGACCACTGTCATCCATGCTCTGTGTTAATGGACTCAGGAGTCCTGGctcctcacacacaccacacaccaaggCCTCTCTGAGCACCTATATCATTTCAGCATCATTCTAGGGAAAGGCTAGGGTTCCTCACCTGAGATCAGGAGCTCCAGAGGGTCACTAGGTTCTGACCACACCTGAGGGCTGTCGTTGTTAAAGCTGTAGCATGTGAATGTCCACCTTTGACTGGAGGTCACAGGGCCCACAGAGAACTGGACCTGGTATTGCCAAATATTGATGTTACACCGTGAGTCCAGTGTCCGGGACAGTTGCTGTGGTCCTTCCTTAGTCAGAATGAAACAGTGATGTGCCTCCCTTGAGTCACACTGGAGGGTGACATTCCTTCCTTCAGTCACctcagggctgggctgggctgacaGCCTGGGTTTCCTGTGGAATCctaggagagaaggaggaatcaGGTAAATGTCCTCGATAGTCTCATTATGTTTCAAGGTTGTGAGGGGGTGGGCATACTTACTGAACAGGCTGTGTCCTCTCACCTGTCACcaccagctccagggagtcaCTGTACTCTGACCATCCATCAAGGGTCTGATATTGACAGCGATATTGCCCTGCGTGGTGATAGTCTAATTTTGAGATTGAGAATTTATTCTTGTTCTTAGGGTTCTGTGAAATCTCTCTATGCCGTTGATTTTGGTATGTCTTTTTATAAAATCTATACTCTTTGGCTCCTGTGGCTCCCTCACACAAGAAGGTCACCTTATTCTGCTTGGAGACCACAGAGTGTGGCTGTGCTCTGAGGACAGGCTTAGGAAGGGCCCCTGCAAGaaaagagcagctagtactcagGACAGCCATCCTAAGATTGCAACCCCCTTCCCATTCCTCCATCCACCCGAGCACAAGTGTGTTGTTTTCCATCCTCACTGCCCAGGCAGGGCTCCTGGGGATGATGAGAAGCCAAGGTCAGGACATCTGCAGACACCCACTCACCTGTCAGCACTGGGGTCCCGAGGCCCAGAGTCAGTCCTGGAACAGAGTTCCCTGTGAGAGGTTTGTCCCTGACCCTTGAGTAGGTCCTCCCCTCTTTAGAACCCCCTGAGATCCTGGGGTTTCCTGATGGGCCAGTGCTGGGCTGTGGGGCAGCATCATTTCTAGCCGATGAtatcccctccccatctccacaTCTCACCCACACAGAGCAGGGCTGTGAAGATGAAGGTCATGGCATCTCCTCCTGTAGGCTGCAACTGTGCTCCTGGGCAGAACAACAGAGACTGCCTGGAGGGACAGGAGACAAAGGGTGTGgcctctggaggcaggaactcccCATGACAGAGTTGTAATGGAGCAGCCTCACAGGAAGGGGAACTGAGCTCCTCAGGCACCAGACTCTGACTTCCCCAATACTGTGGCTAGGTCAGGCAGTAGATTTTTCAAGCAGTATTTGATGGATGACATTTTCATAACCCCATTTGTGTCTGTCTCATCTGTCCTCATCTTTGTCAGAACCAGAGTTCTTACCATGTAGCAGACATGTATGAATATTatagataaaaatacaaatttaagattgggaagagcttgagggaataggatggttgggatataggaagggtggatatgggaacaaggaattatatatcttagttaagggagccattctcgggttggcagagacttgactctagaggggttcccaggtgtccaggaagatgcccccagctaggtccttgggcagctgaggagagggtgccagaaatgtcatactcatgaatatcttgcatatcaccatagaaccttcacctggcattggatggagaaaatgacagagccccacataggagcaccggactgagctcccaaggtcctgatgaggagcaaaaggagggagatcatgagcaaggaagtcaggaccgtgaggagtgcgtttacccattgcgaaggtgggacagatctaacgggagaccaccaagtccagttggaatgggactgatggaacaggggaccaaaccggactctctgaatgtggctgacggtggaggaggactgagaaaccaaggacaacggcaatgagcatgaactctacagcatggacgggctcactgtgagccttgtcagtttggttgctcaccttcctggacttagggggagctgggaggaccttggacttaacatagtgaagggaaccctgatggctctttgtcttggagaggggtggagtgggggtatgggtggaagggaggagaggaaagggggaggaggaggggaggagatggaaatttttaatgaaaaaaatgagagaaaaaaataaaaaaaaaaacaaatttaagtgtgtgttttatttctttttacatttttatgtgaaatACTTTTCATATTCAAAATGTTTGAAGGTTTCTGAAGGGTCTTGCTGTGTACATCTGCATGGAATGAAATTTCTAGTTTTTTCCTCATAGTCTTGAGTGATGGGTTCTAAATGTGCACTGCTCTCTCTGGCTGTTTGTTATTTTTGGATATGTGTACTTTCCATTCCAACtttaaattacacttatttatttatttgcacttATGTCTTTAAATTGCATGTATGTGATAATAATATATTacacttattttcttctttatgtctGTACACTCACATGTGTCACAGCTcctgcatggaggtcagaggacaactacaGAAGGCAGTTTTCTCATTGAGCAATGTGGATCAGAGTCAGGGCTGAAGGTGATGGCAGACATTTATACACTGATCCATGTCTCTAGCCCCATCTATTATCAGCACTTTCCTTAGTCCTTCTGCTTcaggtaagaaaaaaataatattcattgtTTCTGGGGATCTTGGACCAAATAAGTTCCCAGCATTGTTTGACTTTCTTGGGATGAGGTTGTTGGTGTGGCCACCCTTCTTGAGGCAGTTAGCTGCACAGGGCTGCATGTGTAGGCAGCATTTGTGGGCAGCAGTGCACGGGTTTGTCACTGTTGTGCTTTTGAATAAACTGGCAAAGGGATGGCTCTTTGATGCCACCACACTGCTGTAGGAAATCAtacagccaataacctttaagttAACTGTCCACTGgcgtgtggcctcttatactatttatgccaacaTAAAGCATGCTTCTGGAGGTTTGGCACTGGAGTGGTTTCCAGGAGTCCACGTCCCGGGATGACCCCATCTAGGACCCTGGGTAGtcgaggagagggtgcctgaactggccttgtcccgtagtctgactgatgactatcttgaatatcaccatagaaccttcatctggagacaaatggagacagagacagagacccaaatcaaagcactggactgagctcctaaggtcaaGTTGAagagcggaaggagggagaatatgagcaaggaagtcaggaccacgaggagtttATCCACTGacacagtgtgcctgagctaatgggagctcatcaactccagctggactgggaatgaaggagcatgggatcatactggtccctctgaatgtggttgacagttggggcagactgaggggccaatgacagtggcactgggctttgtctttactgcatgtactggctttttgggatcctattctctttggatgcataccttgctcagcctggatgtagtggggagggccttggatttcccacagggcaggaatccttgccctctcttaggactggagggggtgggagagagggtgtttggggggagcaggagggaagtgggaggaggggaggaagtagaattttgattggtactatttttaaagcaataaaaaagaaagaaaaaaaacatgcaacTGGCCTCTtattctggctgcaggattcccTTTCTGTTCTCCGTTCCAGGGGAGAattttgatttgtgagtctacccctaaataaataaccgtctattattctcaattctgagctagtgtgggatttcttctaAGTGTCTTTATTCACCATATAGGGGTAGAAACTGGTTATGTGTGGGAGTCTTTCTGTGCTTTGCCGTTGGCCAGGGTGCTGTCATGCTCTATCTGCGGGCAGCAAATACCAGATACTACTAATCTGGTGGGATGCCTTCCTCATCTTGGATCTTGGCCTTGACATACTCTATGGAGTCTCTGGGCTCAACTTCAAGGGTGATGGTGCTGCCTTTCAGGACTTTTCTAAAGATCTACATGTTAGTATTTGTTTGAGAGAAAGCGAGCTCAgtaaatacatttcattttcttttacttttgatgCTAGGGGTGATGGCGGGACCTTCAGTATTCTACTTCTCCTGAGCCATACTACACCCTAAAGTCACACCCACTTTATCCTGTACAATAAATTTCTGATCTTTCAAGTTTTTTCATCTGCTATCTTTTCTTATGCTTATGGATTTAATtatctttgttattgttttaagacagactgtcgggctggagaggtggctcagaggttaagagcactgactgctcttccagaggtctgcttcaattcccagtaaccacatggtggctcacaaccatctgtaatgagatctggtgccctcttctggcctgcagcagacatgcagacagaatactggatacataattaataaataaatcttaaaaaaaaagacagtctgtctctgtggagccctggctgtcctgcagttggttatgtaggcctggctgagctgaaactcatagaaatcttcctgcctctgcttcccaattgtTTGTATTAAAGGTGTTGGCCACCAACCTGGCCATGGGTTTAACATCTTAATTGTTAGAAAATGTCATATCAGTATGTATTGTGTTTTGATGGAGTCCACCATGCaccctccatttctccctcaccctctcttgCTGGTTTTCCTGCTCACTGACctgattttcattttgatttcttctgTGACCTGCTAGTTGTTGAAAATACACTGCCCTTTCTTGCAACCTAaatttctgttctcttcctcccatGTAGCTCAATTTGTGCTTCTCATATTCTTGGGATGGTACCAGGGGCCACACCATTAAAGAAACCTGCCTATGCCTCTCCAGTGGATCTCAGATGCCAATTGCTCTTGATCTATGGGTGGGATTTTGTGCCAGTCTCCCAGGTTATAGGGGATTTGTAGCTGTAATCACAACCACTGTGAGCTCAGATATGCAACTGTGTTGCAGTTTCAGAACAGAGAATCTTGTAGTCATTCACCACCTCTGAGTCTTACAAATTTTCAACTTCCTCTTTAGTAATGATCCCATGGTAGGAATATGTCCCATGGGGAAAATTCTCTAATCTAACATCACTTCAAATGATGGGTTCAGGGCACACACATGTCCTGTTTGTCACATGGATGATAAGAGAGAGGTCACTGAGAATTTCCCACCTTTGTTGCTGAATCCAGCAGACACCCTTAGTTTCCTTTGTATCAATGTCAATAGGAATAACTACTCTCTTGTAAGCCTGTCTATTCATGTCCGTTAGTACATCAGAAAAATGCTCAGAGTTTTTCACATTCCTAGATGTCTGTGTTTGATACCCAGTAATGCATAAATCTGATGCTGTGGCTCACATCTTTGACATTAGGGTTTAGGAGGTAGACTTAAGAGTATCAGGACTTTAAGGAAACCCTTATTTTGCAGTGGGTTTTTGTCAGTTTGGGCTATATCAggcacagaaaaggaaagaaaaagtcccCTAGAGTATGTGGTGaacatgatcaaatatattttgcatatgtAATTTTCTTCTTATAGTATCAGGCTCCCACCCTGGGGAAATGTCCCAAGTATTTCATCATATTCATTTCTAAGGGGATATTCCTATCTCAGCCCCCCATGTCTCTTGTACTCGTATGAGTTGTCATGACAAGTATGTCACAGGGCTAGAGTGTCTCTTTCCTATTGATTTCATGGGCCCCTTGTTTCTCCTGACCTGAGAATAAGTGATGGGCCATACAATTTGGACCAGTCAGAGTTGCACTGAGTGCTGTGAGCTCATTCACCTCTACCTCCAACAGCTGTCATTGTCAGTGAGAAGAGGTGCTGCCCTCTCCTGGTTGTGTGCGGTGTTCTTGCAGAGCATTGCAGCTGGCTTGTATGCTGGAGTGTTAGCATCTGCCTTTGCAATAAGTTGTTCTCTACCTTTTGTTTGACATACGTAAAGCTTCTCTGAGTTCTTCCTGAAAGGTTCAAACCTAAGTAATATTTGGTTGTAGGAGCACTCAGAAAACTAAGTGGTCCAGTGACTTTCGCATTTATCTCTTTAGGGAAGCTTCAGATCAGAAGTTTTGGTATGCGGAAACAGACTAGCTAAGATGTAAGAATAATATAAAAGCGTTTTTTGAAGTAAAGGTAAGGCAGTTCACCAGAAACTcgctcccctgcctctgctgctacgcccacggctgtcacgcctgtgtagcagaaaaatgccgctaaggtgaaatgacgctgaagggttggggtctgtgctcccaggagctgagccccaggcggttccctggcaatcagccacagtcatgattccggatcagcaaactcaccctcgctagccctggcgctgtattgagctttctgttctttctttgtttctgtgtagttcttttatcttaccagcagatcaagatgttctatgacattaccaataataataatcaaactactgaggcatattggtctctggctcgctctctgggaaaacttatggataccctagaacaaaaggagctcatgataggagaggctagccagaatgagaaaccccaggtgcattttagataagagagaaaggcaggctattcttgacattaagaaaccaattattcactgtcagagcaagccttgggagtaaaaccctaaagaatggtgttttgggttaccatgagaacagatatgatttagggctatgagaaagcaGTTGGCTAatggtgtgagacggatttcaaagaagagctctgcccacctggccctaaccacaagacatactggaaacaatcaattgtctgtaatcatttttctcatgtaaagcttttgattattgcctgtaatcattcttctcatgtaatttgtttgccaacttccttctgtgatcctataaaactgatgcttgaacttcagtaaatttgcagcagcatattcaaccttattgagtgtgtctgtctgtcatttcctcgccgattcctgatttctcctagccttcacccctgttctcccgcggtcggtggtctccacgagaggcggtccgtggcacTCTGCAAAAGCGAAATTCTTCCTGCAGTGACCTTTTTCCTCTATGGAACTGTTTGAAACGACACACCATCACTTGACCTGGTGAGATGAACTCCGTGTGATGAACTTGCCTGACAGCCTCACATGGCATCTCATCAGTCCTCTCTCACACAGATGGGTTAGATGTAGAGTTTCAGCAGAGACATCACATTTGCTGGTGGATATGAACTCCCCAGGATGTAGTGTCATGATAGGGTCTTCTCCAACCTTTTCCCATGCCCCCCTTCTATGGCATTCCACATGCACCACAATGGCTGCTCACATAGTCAGATAGACTCTGCTGGGTTAGTCCTTTAAACCCGTGTGTCCATCAGAGTTTACCAGCTGAAGACAATTCCTGTTACTTTTCACAAACAGctcatggtaaaatgtagaaGACTCTCTGTCTTGAATCTAAGTGGAATCTAAGTGACTGGATCTTAAGTGCAGACTCTATGCTTGTTTGACTCCCTGTACGGTCACACTGTATCTAGTGCTTGCTGTTTTGGGAAGTGAGTTATTTTCTATCCTTTCCCAAGTAGGTTCAGATCTTGATTATTGACTTttgatcaaattatttttttaagttcaagGGAGCACAGTTCCCATTATTTattctctgatgtgggagagtcttctgtttgtgttgatttcattagttaataaagaaactgccttggcctatataataggccaacccttaggtgggtggactagacagaacaggaagaaggaagtgaggtagatggctcagacagtcgccatgcctctcctctccgagatggatgcaggttaagatctctcctggtaagcgactacctcgtggtgctacacggattactaaatatgggttaattagccaataagaggctgaaactaatgggtcaggcagtgttaaaaagaatacagtttccgtgtaattattttgggtgtaaagctagctgggtggtgggacacagcccgccgctccttctataATTCTCTGTGAATgaagcacacacatccacacccttccacacatgcatgtgcatgcacacacaacatgctcttccagaggatattGTTTCAGCTTCCAGAAACCACTTGATTCATCACACCATCCATGACAACAGTTGTGAGGGACCTGATGACCATatgtgacctccacagacaccaggataAACATACGCTGAGACAAACCACcagtatatataatattaattaaattaatatttaaaattatgataaaaatgtcCCTTATAGAGGTGTTCATCTGCTTAGTTAATTCCAGACCCAATCAAATTGTTACCCGAGAAGATCATCACAGCTGGCCTTTGTATTCTCTTGACAATTTTCTAATTTTGACTTTGAAATATTGATGCCTCATTGCAAGGGCTCTTTGAAGGTCTCTTGTTTAATGGGAGAGAGtcaaataatgaatatttttagcTAAAATTTCACTCTTTTATTGGACAAtaccaaatattttaagaagtcacAGCTGAATTGGTTTGAAGTCGTACCAACAGCATTGATTGTCCTAAGTTTCAGCTGTCTGTCATTGAGTAAGTTGTCCTCCCGATTGTGGGCTTTGAGTTCCACTTGGAAACTGAGACAAATAACTTCACTAGGCACCCAAGGAAACAGAAGATGTAACATGCCCTTAACATATTACTACCATGATATAAATTTAGCAAGCACACAGTGCTTTTCCCTGCAATAAGTAAGGCCCATGTGACATTAGTTAATTCTCTATGATATATGCATTTCAAGGGTCAGAGATCAAGCATCACACAAGCAGAAATGTAGGCATGGAGCTGCTCATCCACAGAAATGATTCCATGGTCACTCTTTCTGGGATTTAATTATAATGAGGAAGGCATGAGTTAAGGTGGTTCTGTTACTTGGGGCTATGGAAAAgtctctacacacacatgtatgtttcCATGAGGGCTTAGTGAAGGTTGAGCTTTTTTCCTGAAGCAGTTGAGCTTTTCTGACTCCTGGGTCTCACAATGAAACATTGAGATTATCTTTATGTCATTGGTGTGTCATGTAAAGGCAAAATTTTATGAAGGAGGGTTTTGCATCAGAGTTTtctattacttatttttttgtaattaaagATAAACTCCAAAGTTGGTAATACCTTACAGAGGAGTGCATGTAAAAGGTACAAGGACAATCAATATCTGATGGTATTTTTAGACATGAGATAATGGCCCTTTGGATTCTGAGAAGTCCCATGGTGAGGACACTAGCAGAAGAAGTACATGCCAGTAGAGTCAGTGTCAACAGTATTGAGCATGGAGATCAGCAGCTGAAGAATGAAAATGgtgaattttgtttttccagtcATGAAACTAACTTTATGTCACTGACCACACTCCATTTCCCCTTCAAacagttttataaattttttttaaataaaatcaatcaattgGTCATAATAAACTAATGCTAAGCTCTACAGAAGACTTCCAGTCCAAGGGATTGGATCCATCCTTTGTTTGAATAAGATGATGCTGAACACAGGTTAACAGAGCTCTGTGTTGGTATTGATGTGAGTTTGTGATTAAGATATCTATCAAGATCTGACCTCAGATCCACCATTGACTTGGATCAATATCGTCCAATTTTTTCCAGACCCTTTTTTCATTCTACATGATGTCTGAGTTGTCCTTGTTGCAGTCAGATGAGGGCCTGGTTACCTTAGCAACATTCTTCACCCATGATTGCTTAAAATTATGGATGAACAGAGGGCATGTGGTGTCAATGAGTGGACAGGGGCTGTCATCAGAGCTCTGTGTCCTGGACAGACTCACCAGGAACACGGGCAGGATCCTTACAAACTCATGAATTCCTTGCTAAAAAGCAGAGCTTGTTAAAATCCTATGCATGTTGTGTCCTGCTAAGAATAATGATTTCAAGAGCTGAggcttgtgatttttgttttgagagtataagtaatagtttatttaaattatCACATATGCTATTAcctgcggcgaacccccctggccagcagggaagaacaactaccgagtcgaggattcttctcaaatcacgctttattggagcctcttggttaaggggagagctgaaagcgaggggccccgagcactaaacggcagccacttatataggga is part of the Arvicola amphibius chromosome 8, mArvAmp1.2, whole genome shotgun sequence genome and encodes:
- the LOC119821760 gene encoding leukocyte immunoglobulin-like receptor subfamily B member 3, whose translation is MNRQAYKRVVIPIDIDTKETKGVCWIQQQSSVVASKSHPFASLFKSTTVTNPCTAAHKCCLHMQPCAANCLKKGGHTNNLIPRKSNNAGNLFGPRSPETMNIIFFLPEAEGLRKVLIIDGARDMDQCINPCSVWVRCGDGEGISSARNDAAPQPSTGPSGNPRISGGSKEGRTYSRVRDKPLTGNSVPGLTLGLGTPVLTGALPKPVLRAQPHSVVSKQNKVTFLCEGATGAKEYRFYKKTYQNQRHREISQNPKNKNKFSISKLDYHHAGQYRCQYQTLDGWSEYSDSLELVVTGFHRKPRLSAQPSPEVTEGRNVTLQCDSREAHHCFILTKEGPQQLSRTLDSRCNINIWQYQVQFSVGPVTSSQRWTFTCYSFNNDSPQVWSEPSDPLELLISGTLHKPTIKAEPGSVITSGSPMDIWCQGTLDAEIYVLHKDGSQIPWGTQTPEKPENKAKFSIPSVIHLDAGQYRCYCYSSAGWSERSDTLELVVTGFYIKPHLTALSSPVVNSGGNMTLQCASWGRYDKFILTKEDQKFLSSMDSQYIHSIMQYQALFSIDHVTPDHKGTFRCYGYYKQTPQLWSGPSDPLEIHISGLSKKPSLLTHQGHILDPGKSLTLQCCSDIKYDRFVLYKLGGADFIQQDSQLTQSGLSMANFTLGSVSSSTGGRYRCYGVHNLSSEWSTSSDPLDILISGQFQVRPSLSVKPNSTVHSGDNVTLLCKTSFRVDTFILSKEGAAHQPQRLKPKLQVQEFRAEFSMSSVTSDLSGTYRCYGSSSSSLYLLSYASAPVELTVSGPTEASNPPPSRPMPAGLERYLQALIGVSVAFLLFLFILVFLLLRRKHQGKFRKKAQEETELQLPAGTAAPTTRERGPQKRSNPAAATQEESLYASVEDMKSEDGVELDSSRPPEEDPKGETYAQVKPSRHRRAEAVLPSVLSREVLERKDGNKTEEGREMDTQAADSEEPQDVVYAQLCSRSLRQGTAVPPPSQAGEATEEPSVYAALAVTRPGSVPHNKEQ